A window of Quercus robur chromosome 12, dhQueRobu3.1, whole genome shotgun sequence genomic DNA:
TTTCTACTCTTCGGCTACTGATGAATGCAGAAGACATAAGAAAGCAAAGGTTCTCAGAATTTAGGAGTCAATCAGAATGAAAATTGAGGccttggaaaaataaaaatcttattctTAAAGGTCCAATGAATCATTTACAAGTATCAACccaatagaaaaagagaaattaattttattatggaaaataattgaattttgattatGAACATAACGGTTACAGAGGATAATTGCAGTAAATAACAGTGTAAGAATACCTGCATATTTCCAATCAAATGGGCAAACAACACCAGTCCCATTATTGCAATGAGTATGGCAAAAGAAGTTTCCCCTATAAATGTGCTTGTTGATAAATTCTGGCCATAAGAACTGAAAAATATAGGAAGCAAAAGAGAGACATCAAAATTCTGAATGAACAAGCCATTTAAGGCACCTGTTTCTGTTAGCCACTCGAATAAagtagtgattttttttttttttccactaaatAAGCATTATAAGCTGGTCGTAAGTATTAGTTTATATCTTTAAGTACCATACTATGCTGCCAATGCAGACTTTTCAAGTAATAGACAATCTAAAGCACAGATGAGATCcagaaacaaagcaaaaacctACTATTTGTTCAAGATACTTcacatttttagcaaaaagtccACTAGTTGTTCAAAAAATCCATGAGTTAGAAGATTTGATACAGGAGTTTTTCAGTTTGCCTGAGACTTGTGACAATAAGGTAAAGTATTAGTTTTAACAtgtcatttatttttctctatgcATTGGCTGGTGACTCTTCCCCGTTGGTATCAGGTGGCAACTCaattaaaaaagagaagaagaagaagaagaagaagaagaagaagaagaagaaggagaagaaacatGCAATTAAAAGAGGGAGGAAAAAATGAAGTTGAAATTTTACGAAtagtatatataataagatCAAATTGATTAGGCCCTCCCCTTAAGTATAAGGAGTTATAAATATCGACTTCAACTGTCAACACAGATGATTACAGAGACACTCATGTATCATAACATCCTTTAAATTGGAAATAAAAGTGGTGAATATGATTAGCATAGCATGTTCATGAATTATACCTCAAGTTCTGTAAGCCCCACCACAGACAATAGAAATACTTCTCAACAAACACTGAGGAGACAACATTATTTGTCATGGCATTTGCAAATAGGCCATAATTGAAACTGCTAGAATTATTTGGATTGCAGTTATTAAACACAGCAGTGCTGTTTTCCCATTTGATGCGATCATCGTCATCCAAAGTATCACATGACAAGTAACGAGGGACACATTTTATAGGGCTATCTTCCATTCTGcattcagatttccagcaagTTGCATACCGTTCAATGGACAGCAAATACCATGATGCCCCTAAGACCTACAAGAACGGAAGTCAAATCTTTGCAGAATACTTGAGAAGATATTGGATGTTGGGTTATCAAATATAAGCAGAGAAAAGTTACATACATGACTAGCTAACATGTAGAGTAGGAGATTATATGCAGCCCCAGCCCAAGCAGTTTTTGTGACGACACCAGTGGCTTTGATAATCTGAGAACTTAATGGGAAAATGAGATATAGTCTGGGAATATATTGGAGCAGAACAATCAGTACAAGGGTATTGTCAGTACTATGAGCTTGTGAGGATTTAATTGCTGGTAGAATGAACCATATCACAATCTGCAAAGCAAAAAGAAAGTTTCCAAGAATTAAGAATATACATGATTTCTCATGGTTATTGTGTAAACTATAGTCCATTATAGGATTGCCATAGCAATccaatttatcacttttttcgCAATGCATCTAACATATTCTACAGCAAACCTGAGCAGCGAACAAAATCGCTAGcaacaccaccccccccccccccccccctccccccctctcTTTCCTATCCAAAAGTTCTTTTATGCTAAAGTAGGCTCCAATCAATTGCTGAGAAATAgtaggaaaagaagaaaatttggaaTGTTAAAAAGCCACTTCAATCCAAATTAGTTACttaatgtttgaaattttgcattctGTTAGTAGAATCACTTGGCAATTACATAAAGAGATcaacataattttcttttacaatctGCTTAACTATAATTCAGTAACCAAATTCTAAATAAACCTCAATAAACGATagatttgttttggtttttctttttccctgtTTTGAACCCCTACAAAACCATAGAATCAGTTGCACATGAATCGCAGTGAAACCAAATTGCAGTACCTGAGGAAGAGGCAGCGCAGCTATGAGATCTACCAAGAAATCCGATCTTAAATACCGCCTCAAAATCATCTTTGGATCCATGACAAGCTCACCTCTCCCAAACACTCTTGAACTTGGTGATACAAAAGCTGTCCGGGACTTTATGACTATATGTAACATGTAAAATATATCAGCAATTGTCCTAAAACACGTTATCACAATCCCCAGTCTCAAATCAGTTGTCATACACAAAGTACTGGCATTGTTCACTACCATTGGAACGTAGAAAAAAAGTGGATCAACAAAGAGTgctaccaaacaaaaaaagaggaaaatccTGTTCCATTGCAGGACAACGTCACTTCCAGGATCAAGAATTCGCCTATGCCATTGCTTATGATTCTCTGGGGAAACCTTAAGCTTTCCAAACGTGGAAGTTGTATTAATACTTTGGTTTTTAAAATCGCgaacaccaacaccaccaccctCTGGTTTTAACAGAGCTGCAGAGACATTGTACACTGGCAAAGGCTTTTCTAACTGTTTCTGGGTGTCATTTTTTTCCCATGGAGATCGtagattttgtttttcatcGTTGTAAAACCTGTGGAATTGAAAACCCATTAAGCAAATTACATTAAGAATGAAATGGGAATAAGAGAAACAGTCAAACAGAGGACATAGCAGAGAATTACCTCACTTTCTTTAGCTCCATGCTTGTATTTTGTTCGGTCGCATACATGAACTAAAATacaatgaagagaaaaaaaacatggaGTGCATGAGTTCtaccaaaacaacatttttctaaGTATCCCATTTTTTTCCTGGAACAAACTTTATGACGCTTCTCAATTCTCtttctattataaaaatatgGATCTTGATTAAAACTTCCAAGAAAAAGGCTCCACTgcacccaaaatttgaaaacttttgtattgtacaaacaaaatttagagtagaatttcacacagatagagagagagagagagagagagagaagagaaaagaagaggaagaggccTGATTGAAGGCTCAAACTTAGGTGAAACGCTGTATGTatgggtttaaaatttttaatgtcGTTGACTTTCGTTGAAGCCCAAGAAGAAAACCAACAGTAATAGCTAGGAAACACAGCTCAAATagattttagtctttttttttttctttcttgatagCTCAGATAGTTTTAGTCACtgtttttttttaggtatattcaattaaaaaacgcATTggactaagagagagagagacgtgcgGGCCATGAATTTTTATGAAAGACTGGCAGTGGCCCTagtgaaagagaagaagaaaaggaacaGAAACCCATGTAATAAGAGACATTTTTTTATGGCAGATTTTTTGCTTTGGTTTTAGGATTTcatattagaaatttagaatctctttcataaaatatatttcttttttcgttTTGGAGATTGGTTAAGGTGGCAAGCAAGATCTCATTTTTGGCGCAGACTCCGGGTCAAACTTATGTAGGATCCACACCACAGCTGAGCAGACATGGTTCACAGCTTATAGTagatccaaaaataaatttaggcTCACTGTCATGTCCAAAACAGTATGTTGCAACAATTTTGAGTATATATGATTCATGTGTCAATGTTTTTCAACAAATTGACTTGCTACTTGCTAGAtaattgtttcctttttttctgtttttcaacAAATGAGGGCACAAACAACAAATGGAAACCTGTCTATCAACATCTTGACCAAAATGTCCAAAAAGAGATAGATGAAATGGGTTGAGGTTCCCAAATTGAACAAAAGGAAGCCCAATAGGTAAGAAAATGAGTCAAACCATTCGAAGATTTTggtcaaaaattaaatttaaaaccaaaGAAACGGGGGAGCAAGAGCTGTATATTGGCAATGATGGCCCTGAGATCCTATAGAGGAGTAGAGCTGTATATCTCTAATTTCTATAGATAAATGATAGATCCTCATTGATCAAAGTCTAAACCTTTGTCCTTGCCTTATTCATTTCCATGTAGGGCCAAAGCATTAATGCATATTATTGACAAATAGGTGTCACTAAATGATGATAGTAATTGAAATAGATCGATTAACCAGTGTACACACAAAAATGACGTTTTGCATATGTTAGGAACTTAAGCTTACCTTCTATTTTAATatacatgagagagagagagagagagagagagatttgtgaATGAATGCAAagggaagaataaaaaaaaaaagaaaaaggaaagagaagtaTCTTAGGGCCAACCGGCCAAGGATTCTCAATGGAATTACACATGAAATACCTGCTTAAAGGGTTCTGAACACTATGtttaaataaagagaaatgttaACTAATGCCCTTAaagaactatttttagaaatattttattgggagaatgataaaacaataaatgtgttattgacagctttttatatttctcattaaagtggtgtcaaaactttcctcttatagtttattaacaattactcTAAAGGCATCTGTTAACATGAcccttaaataaaaaacatgagAAATTACAAATGAAATGACAatcccaattttattttatttttaaataattattacattcTAAACCATAAATATAAAGCTAATTAACTAATAAAAGTTTGCCGACCGGTGAATTAAAAGCTTTAATAATGACTGACAAGTAACCAACAATCGATTAtcacattctcaaaaaaaaaaaaaaaacaaccgaTTATCAATGTGAAATAGAGAAACGGCAATGCCGTGCCCAGCTGATACCTTAATGGCCAAGGATTGCAGTATGACAAACTAATAATAACACATTGGCCAAGTTAAATCTTAAATGAAGTAAGAACTAATTAGTAGGACTATAATTTACGTTTCTAATAATGAGAGAAATACCCTTTATTCCATAATAGTAATATATTCTACAGTTGTAGTAGGTTAAACCTTTAAACCTAGGACTGAGCCGGTGTAGTTTTAACACGTTTAGTATTACACGGAAAAGAATATAGAGAATAGTATGCATTATTAaggttgtttagttgttttgaTGTCTCAAACGACAGCATTTATATGTTTTTTGCTGGAATCAAACGGCAGCATTTATTTCAATCAGAAAAAGGGTGTACATTTGGATATGTTTGGTGGCACAAAGAGGAATTTCTTTCAATCATATTCCTGCTGAACCTACCTTTCTATGGCTTCCAAAGTAAGCGTATGGGGCATCTTTGAAACACTTTATGTTGGAGTGTGAATATTGGGTTGAATTGAATAAAGCTTTGTCGTATTgagaaattttcaattcaatccATCGTCTGTAAAATCTAACTCAACCATTAGGTCGGGCTGATGATCGTACTTAAATGTTTCATGTCttgtaaaaagttttttttttttttttttaagaaggatATTTTGTAAAAAGTTGAGTTTTCATAGACTATTTAAGCCccatttctttttaattattactataatcctaacaaattttcaagtttattgaAACTAATTCTGAAAATATCAAAgtaaatcaaactaaaaaaagttaaaataaggATAATAAGGAAAAAGTTTACCTTCAAACATGCTTAGtggaattttcctttaactCATTATTCTGCACTTGAAAGAATTGTCCACTTACTTTTAGTcaaataacttttttaaaagagtgatgtgacttgtttaattggtacACATAAATTATCTTATAAATTACCATGTATTGGATTAAAGGGGATTCTTTAAAActagtttgggaaaaaaaactttatcCGAATGGtataatatacttatatatatgttAGGTCTAATTGAGCTAAATATGTTGAAAAAAACTATAAATCCTAACCAAATTTAACACAAGGTTCAAAAAAACAATTCCAACACACAAATAACCAAATCAAGACATCATGCTAAATTGGATTGGTTGGTTTTGTTTAGTCGGGTTTGATGCACACTATTTACACTAATTTATACTTTTATGGAAGTTCTTTGCCATCACCTTAGAAGATCGAATTAAGGGTATGTTGGCCatcactaattttatttttatatttacccaaatgcaaaaataaaaacaaaatttaacttaaaaaaaaagttttgttatttattattattattattattattattattattattataggtGGGGGAATAGAATTTGAACCTAAGTGTTGATCTCACAGAAAATGCGGTGAAAGTGAAACTACAGAACATGGTCCaagaaataagacaaaaaataaaataaaattgatcgGATTTTCACTTGATTACCACCACTGTTGACTGGGTCGACCATGAACCACcacaaattgttaaaaaatgataataaaaacattatgtTGTAATCAAAACAAACATGCAGAAACACTGggaagaaaaggaaatagaATGAAACATTCTAATCAAATGAGTTCAATTTACGACGGAGGAAATATGGTGGAAAATAATGATACGACTAGTACACCAATACAAGTGACCTTTTTATATGAATGGAAAATACTCTTAATGTCAATTTCGACATAGTGCCATAGGATGCGAGAGTTAATTCTATTGTTACCACAAAAGGTGGGTGCTGACGCTGAGCCCAAATAGCTACTCGCATTTTCTTTGCACCACATTTCATAGGCAAACATTATTTCAAACCAATATTTTTTGGTGCTGTAATAGCGTCCCCCATTGTCCACCAAAGCATAAAAAGATTTGTTTAAAACATCGGGTCCGTTTGGTACTAAAGtttaagtaatgttatttgtaattttttgaaatacgtgtgggtgaaaaagtgtgtaaaaatgtatataatgttgtttaaaaattgaaaatgaattgtttaacaactctaccaaaaattgaaaattgaagttTGAAAACTCACTTAACTGACAATACCTTCCTACAGAAGGATCTCAGCAATAGCCAAGTTCATAAAGTCGATATACTGAAAAATGCTCACAGAATTGACTTGTTTAGGTACATATACCATCCTAGAGCATGAAATAGTACACTCTCACACAAGGtataaatcctttttttttttttttttggtaactaaAGATAATATAAATTAGGAAGAAGGGGGGAAAAAGGCCCGGAACCATCTCTAGGACCTGTGGAGAATACCCGATTAGGCAGAGAAAAGACGTCTAAGGCCCGTCTCACTTACAATGAGCAGCCCAACACGCAATATTATATGTATACATGTAGACTGTGTGAAACTCATGTAAAAATAAGAGGGAAGAAACATATATTGAATGCATGTCATACCTTTCCTCAACATGCCTTCCTTTTACGTCTCCCCCAACCCCTTTTTCTCTAAAatcatttaaaagttttttccCAACGGACCCTGGTTACTTCAACAACACAAGATCATTACTCATTTAATAAGATTCTTTTGAAGTCTTCATTGAAAAAACCAAGAGGGTTTAATGATTTTAATGAACCACAACACAGATCAAAATTAAAGGTAATCTGAAATGTAATTGATCTAGGTAAAATCTGAGGAAGATTTCCTCGTTATTAATTATTGACtaaccaccgcacacccttagtGCGATGATCACTTTATAAATATAAACGCTTGTGAGACGTGAAGGGCAAGAGCCGGAGTTCAAGTTTCTAGAAAGGAgactcacacacatatatatacctAAATTAGcctaaagtagaatttctatttagtataaatatatatatatatatatataaatttattgacTATCATACACACTGCACGTTACAGCCATTGGAAACAATAAATGATCATATTCCGTTTaccttaaaaatataaaagcaaatcTCTCTGGCCAAAGGTAAGCTAGCTACTGTAGCAACACAAATTTGGTTTAATGATGAGATTGCTCTACTTACTTTTGGTCTAAAAACGGGGGGGTCCTCAAATCAACAACTTATTAGGAAGAATACTGACTTATCATCAAAGATTTGCATGAATTCAAATGAATGCATCAACAAATTAAAATGATATACGCAGAACACTTGGTAATAGCAGGAATTTTATAAAGGCTAGGCATCCTTTATCGTGCCTCTATtagaatttatataaaaagatcACACAAGATACATTTTCAACATGACTGCTTGTGTTGTATCCATGTCTTATGACACTAAGATATACATCACAAAAGACTTTGATTCAGATCACTACCTCACCAAATTAAGATGATATCTCTGTAACATTTGGCACAGGCAGTGAATTGTTGAAAAGTCCCCAATCCTTCTCTAGATGAACGTATGGCAgaatattgaaataaaaaacactatCAACAGATTCATGCAAACCAAGTAACCCAGTGTTGACGTCAAAGAAGTCTCCACAATGAAGCCTACTTGCAGCAGGTGACAtcccacaaccaaaaaaatctcCATTGTCGAggtcaaaagaaagaaaatcatttttcctttcaatcaGGGGCTTAACAATACCTTTCCTACGGATGAGTTCTGCACTGTTTATTGATGTAATGCACGTAGATCAATTATATCCCATTTGAGCACAACTAGTTATAACATTGCAGTGAACTACAAAAATCATTCAAGTGCCGCACATATTGGAAGATTATTCATCCAGCAAAAACCACACCAACTAAGGGAGCCAGTTTAGCACCAAAGGGCAAACCAAATCATGGGTGCTGCACTGCTTATTGGTGTAATGCATGTATGTAGACCAATTATCCCATTAGACCAGAACTTGTTAATGACGCAGTAAACTACACAAGTCATTCGATTGCCGAGCATTTTGGAAGAATAATCGTCCAGCAAAAACAAAGCCAACTAAGGGAGCCACTTTAGCACTAAAGAGGAAGCTGCTTTAGCACTAAAGGCCAAGCAAAATTAGGGAGCTTAGCACTAACACCAACTGCCACAGATCCTCTTCAATTCGAGGAGCTCCTGATCTTCTACCAACACCATATAAATAGCTGAGGTCACCACATACTTTAGCCAAGGTCACAAAACCACAGCACGAGAAACCCATGACCCAAAAGATatgaaggagaaagaaaagtaaaagacGAGAAGGAAATTAAAGAATGCACATATGGAGTAATATTAAGAAACTAAAAAGGCTAATGTCAAATCCATTCCCACCCCATAAAGGCAAAGTAAGATTCATTTAAATGCCAAGACTAAGATGGAACTTTTAGAACCATTCGCAACCCAATACAAGTCCGAGATTCAAGATTATCCCttgcaaatttaaaattttattttaagtccAAGACCTTTtttaaacaaacaacaaaaataaaaataaaaagccttcCTATTGACCTTACACCTAAATCTTTTTAagtaaaatccaatttaaaCCATGAACGAAAATAAACCCATTTGTTAAAGGAGAACCCCAAAGACCCAACTTCTGTAGAACAGATATAAATACCTGCCAGAAGTGTTTGACGCAGCTCCTCAATCCTTTCaagttaaataaaagaaatgccACAAGAGAGGGAGGCGCATCACAACTGGAGAGATTCAATCAAATAGAAGCATCTACAGAAGAAGCAGTCTACAGAAGTAGCAGGCTGGGACCAACAACCATTCAAAATTGAAGATCCCAGATCTGGGCAATGAAGAACGAAATCCAGGGGAGTGCAGAAGCAcatcaacaatgaagcagaaccAGATGACACCTCAacacaccaaaaacaaaagcatagGTTTTTAGCAACGCTCTCATTTAACTGtccttaataaaattataatgctTAAGATCTCCTCCTATAATGTAACTACATATTCTGAATtaggtagaaaaataaaatccaactcaattaaagaaagaaaggaactTATCCAATTCAAGAGTAGAAGCTGAGGGCGTCGCCCGATTTAAACAGTACTGAAGTCCAAGCACACTAAACAATATTCAATCCCACAGTCCTCTTACAAAGCAAGTGACCAAGCCTGAAATGCTCAGCTTCGGCTTCGGCGTCGATCCCTCAGGCCATTTCTGCATAAAGTTACAGCAGATATGAAGATTAGTAAATTAATCACAAGTGAACTCTAAACTGACGTCTCATCAAAATGTGTCCGCATATGTGCACTTGTGTGTCCATGTGAAAGTAACCTCACCCATTAGCATATGGCAATTCCTCACGTGCACGGTATGGTGGTGGTGACCTGCTGTAACTACTACGCCCACGAGGTGTCAAACTGCGGCGTCTTGGGGAGGCCCGTCCGCGGGGACTGTAGCTCCTGGTACATAGTAAGTGTGAAAAGGCAGTAGACAATAGAGTACATTCAATTAAACATATATTTCAAAAGATCTTCATATCTACCATCTTGTAGTCCCACACAAGATGTCAACATCAATTTATTGAAACTGAATGAGGAAAATTAAATGACACTagtttaaaaaagaatattagaCACTATCTTACCTTCGACCATAACTTGGGCTCCTCCGGTACCGAGGGGGGCTGCGGCTACGACGTCTTCCTGAACCACCACGCAGACGGCATTCACGAGCAAAGTGACCAGCCTCACCACACTCATAGCACTTCAAATCAGAACCTCCAGATCGACCACGACCCCCTCCACGACCACCACCCCCacctctagagttgtgagaaagcTCCACTCTCCAGCCATTCTTGCCTGTTCCAGAAACAGGAATAACTAGTTATGACAGAAGTTCTATAAATTAGGCATGGTGCTAGAGAAAAGATGCATCTCTGAAGAGTTAAAAAATTCTCTAAACAAACTACAGACAGTAT
This region includes:
- the LOC126709336 gene encoding probable cyclic nucleotide-gated ion channel 14, whose amino-acid sequence is MYATEQNTSMELKKVRFYNDEKQNLRSPWEKNDTQKQLEKPLPVYNVSAALLKPEGGGVGVRDFKNQSINTTSTFGKLKVSPENHKQWHRRILDPGSDVVLQWNRIFLFFCLVALFVDPLFFYVPMVVNNASTLCMTTDLRLGIVITCFRTIADIFYMLHIVIKSRTAFVSPSSRVFGRGELVMDPKMILRRYLRSDFLVDLIAALPLPQIVIWFILPAIKSSQAHSTDNTLVLIVLLQYIPRLYLIFPLSSQIIKATGVVTKTAWAGAAYNLLLYMLASHVLGASWYLLSIERYATCWKSECRMEDSPIKCVPRYLSCDTLDDDDRIKWENSTAVFNNCNPNNSSSFNYGLFANAMTNNVVSSVFVEKYFYCLWWGLQNLSSYGQNLSTSTFIGETSFAILIAIMGLVLFAHLIGNMQTYLQSITVRLEEWRLKRRDTEEWMRHRQLPQDLQERVRRFVQYKWLATRGVDEESILRALPPDLRRDIQRHLCLDLVRRVPFFSQMDDQLLDAICERLVSSLSTQGTCIVREGDPVTEMLFIIRGRLESSTTNGGRTGFFNSITLRQGDFCGEELLAWALLPKSTVNLPSSTRTVRAIVEVEAFALRAEDLKFVANQFRRLHSKKLQHTFRFYSHHWRTWAACFIQVAWRRHKKRMTAKSLSMKESFSYSLDEQVANETEQGKEEHSTSSSTSLQAKQNLGVTILASRFAANTRRGAQKIKDVGLPKLQKPEEPDFSMEPEDD
- the LOC126710487 gene encoding serine/arginine-rich splicing factor RSZ22A-like, encoding MTRIYVGNLDPRVNERDLEDAFRDFGVIESVWVARRPPGYAFIDFEDRRDAEDAIREIDGKNGWRVELSHNSRGGGGGRGGGRGRSGGSDLKCYECGEAGHFARECRLRGGSGRRRSRSPPRYRRSPSYGRRSYSPRGRASPRRRSLTPRGRSSYSRSPPPYRAREELPYANGNGLRDRRRSRS